Proteins from one Triplophysa dalaica isolate WHDGS20190420 chromosome 6, ASM1584641v1, whole genome shotgun sequence genomic window:
- the LOC130424302 gene encoding retinoid-binding protein 7-like isoform X1 yields the protein MPINYSGTWDIVDNENIEGYMVALGIDFATRKIAGMLKPQKKIEQDGDSFNIKTLTAFRNYSCSFKIGEEFEEVTKGLDNRKCQTTVNWDNDKLVCVQKGEKKSRGWTHWIDGDNLYLRLKAAIHYTVGCLCQNIASDCEKQITKQTIAAISETAFRQCDIFAKDLEAFARHAKRNTVTVDDVKLTARRTTALSNYIQQKSEELALSNQELKEKRKKTAAKRKSKDMEPEEDNEVED from the exons ATGCCTATTAACTACAGTGGAACCTGGGACATAGTGGACAATGAAAACATTGAAGGTTACATGGTGGCTCTTG GAATTGATTTCGCCACACGAAAGATAGCGGGCATGCTcaagccacagaaaaaaattgaGCAAGATGGAGACTCTTTCAACATTAAAACTTTAACAGCCTTCCGAAACTACTCCTGTTCTTTCAAAATCGGCGAAGAATTTGAGGAGGTCACCAAAGGTCTGGATAACAGAAAATGCCAG acaaCAGTCAACTGGGATAACGACaaacttgtgtgtgtgcagaaagGTGAAAAAAAGAGCCGAGGTTGGACGCACTGGATAGACGGAGATAATCTTTACCTT AGGCTTAAAGCTGCTATTCATTACACAGTCGGCTGTCTCTGTCAAAACATCGCCTCAGACTGCGAGAAACAAATCACCAAACAAACCATAGCTGCTATTTCTGAGACTGCATTCAGACAATGTG ATATATTTGCCAAGGACCTGGAAGCTTTCGCGAG GCATGCTAAACGAAACACGGTTACAGTAGATGATGTGAAGCTCACGGCTAGGAGAACCACAGCATTG TCCAACTACATTCAACAGAAAAGCGAAGAATTGGCTTTGAGCAACCAAGAACTGaaggagaagaggaagaagactGCTGCAAAGAGGAAGAGCAAAGACATGGAACCAGAGGAGGACAATGAAGTTGAGGACTAA
- the LOC130424302 gene encoding retinoid-binding protein 7-like isoform X2, with the protein MPINYSGTWDIVDNENIEGYMVALGIDFATRKIAGMLKPQKKIEQDGDSFNIKTLTAFRNYSCSFKIGEEFEEVTKGLDNRKCQTTVNWDNDKLVCVQKGEKKSRGWTHWIDGDNLYLELKCEDQICKQTYKRSG; encoded by the exons ATGCCTATTAACTACAGTGGAACCTGGGACATAGTGGACAATGAAAACATTGAAGGTTACATGGTGGCTCTTG GAATTGATTTCGCCACACGAAAGATAGCGGGCATGCTcaagccacagaaaaaaattgaGCAAGATGGAGACTCTTTCAACATTAAAACTTTAACAGCCTTCCGAAACTACTCCTGTTCTTTCAAAATCGGCGAAGAATTTGAGGAGGTCACCAAAGGTCTGGATAACAGAAAATGCCAG acaaCAGTCAACTGGGATAACGACaaacttgtgtgtgtgcagaaagGTGAAAAAAAGAGCCGAGGTTGGACGCACTGGATAGACGGAGATAATCTTTACCTT GAGCTTAAATGTGAAGACCAGATctgcaaacaaacatacaaaagaaGTGGTTGA
- the LOC130424303 gene encoding uncharacterized protein LOC130424303 — protein MFHHFLLHAAFQTSRWLPRDQRLKFQIVLFIFVVLFLAPQFYVLCRPKSSRYCEKPLLNNLVVFIVFSFIATGLAVALTLTDPVPKIIRVAYHSFGLFSFTCGLCTAILTLTAPQCANTTPELYIFSLVVSWACILSTAFFLIRGGLFLIHRLFPHWS, from the exons ATGTTTCATCACTTCTTACTTCATGCAGCATTTCAGACCAGCAGGTGGCTTCCAAGAGACCAGAGGTTGAAATT TCAGATCGTTCTTTTCATCTTTGTGGTGCTTTTCCTGGCACCACAGTTTTACGTCTTGTGCAG GCCAAAGTCTTCACGATATTGTGAAAAGCCACTGTTAAACAATTTAGTAGTCTTCATTGTGTTCTCCTTCATAGCAACAG GTTTGGCCGTAGCTCTCACCCTCACCGATCCAGTTCCCAAGATCATCAGGGTGGCGTATCACTCATTCGGTTTGTTCTCGTTTACCTGCGGCCTCTGTACGGCCATTCTTACCCTGACTGCACCTCAATGT GCAAACACCACCCCAGAgttgtatatattttctttggtgGTCTCTTGGGCTTGCATACTCTCAACAG CTTTCTTTCTTATCAGAGGAGGCCTTTTCCTGATCCACAGATTATTTCCTCATTGGTCATAG